TCGAGCGCGGCGCCCAGATGTGGTCGATGGCGCGCAAGGGCGAGGAGGCCTGGTCGGGGCGCGGACCCACCGCTGCGAGCTAGATCCCCGGCACTACGTACGCACCGAAATACGTAGTCGAGTGGGTGTTTTCCTTCCTGTCGGCGTCACTGTGACAGCGGTCATAGTGACGCCATGCCCACCGCCACGACCGTCGCGACACTGATCGGAAACCCCCGGCCGGCGAGCCGCACAGCGCAGATCGCCGCCGCGGTCGCCGCCGCTGTCGCGCGGGGGCTGGATGACGCGCACGTCGTCGCGCCGGTCGAGCTCGGCCTCCACGGCGCTGCCGTCTTGGCCCCGGAGTCGGCCGAGGTCGACCGCGACCGGGACGCGGTGGCTGCCGCGGATGTGCTGGTCGTCGCGTCGCCGACCTACAAGGCGACGTACACGGGTCTGCTCAAGTCCTTCCTCGACCGGTACGACGGCCGCGGCCTCGCGGGCGTCACCGCCGTGCCCCTCATGGTCGGTGCCTCTGCGGAGCACGCGCTGGCCGTGGAGCTGCACCTGCGTCCGATCCTGGTCGAGCTGGGTGCAGTCGTCGCGGGCCGCGGTCTCTTCGTGCTCGACTCGCAGCTCGACGACCTCGATGCCGTCGTGACGGCGTGGTGGGCCGCGAACGGCCCGGCGATCCGCGCCGTGGCCCTGTCCGGAGGTGCGGCATGACGATCTCGCAGGCGGAGTTCAAGGCCATCATGGCGAGTGCTGCCGGGCCAGCGACCGTGGTGACGGCGATGACCGCCGACGGCGGCCCGCGCGGGCTCACGATGTCCGCGGTCTGCTCGGTCTCCCTGGATCCGCCGCTCATTCTGGCCTGTGTCGACCGGGGGTCGGCCACGCTGGCGGCCATCCGGGAGAGCCGGTCGTTCACCGTCAACTACCTGCGCTGCGGCTCCGAGACGGTCGCACTGGAGTTCGCCACGAAGTCGCTCGACAAGTTCGTGGGGCGAGACTGGGAGCGGTCGGCGATCGGTCTGGGTGGCCCGATCCTCGCGGACTGCAACGCCGCGCACGCTGTCTGTGTCGTCACCGACCTCATCGACGCGGGTGACCACGTGATCGCGGTCGGTGAGGTGCGCGAGGGCGGTGTCCGCGAGGAGCACGCGGTCCTCGCCTACGCCCGCCGGACGTTCTTCGCTGCGAGCGCCTAGCTCGCCGTACCCCGCCGGACCGCGGAGTCGCGGAGCCGCGCGGCATGTCTCGGGCATCGAAACACCAACCAGTCGGTATCCAGCAGTGCGCTGCCCGGTACCCCGTATCCGATCGAGAGAAGGAACGCCGTGCTACTCGCCCAACTCGCCTCCGCGGAGGGCTTCGACGAGACGCAGGTCTCGACGCACGCCCAGGTCGCGACGGCCTACTACGTCATCGGTCTGGTCGCGATCGCGCTCGCCGTCGCCGGTGTCTTCGTCTTCGACGCAGGACTGAGCCGTCGGGGCAACGTCCTCCACACGCTGGTCCAGAAGCTGGCTGCCGCGATGGTCGGCGGACTCGCGATGGCCGTCCTCGGCTTCGCGATCTGGGACATCCAGTTCACCCAGGCATTCGGATCGGCGTCGCCGATCAAGGACGCGATCCAGTCCTGGTGGCTGTTCGGCGACAACATCAACGCGTTCTCCCAGCAACTGGACCACGAAGTGGTCCCCGATGCTGAGGCGTTCCAGGCGTTCTACGCGATCTTCATCATCTTCGGGGCCTTCTTCGCCGCACTCCTCGCCGGCGCGGTGATCGAGAGGGTCAGGACGGGTGCCCTCGTCGCGGTGGCTGCGGTGTTCACCGGCCTGGTGATCCCGGTCGGGGCCTACCTCGTCTACGGTCCGGTCGGTCCGCTCTCGAATGCGGGCACGCACGACTTCGGCGGCGCCTTCTTCTACATCCTGCTCGGTACCTGGGCACTCGTCCTGGTGTGGCGGGCGAAGCCCCGCCCCGGCGTGCTCAGCGGGGACCCGGCGACGGCGCCGCACAATCTTGCGTTCGTCGTCCTGGGCCTGATGCTGTTTGTCGCCGGACTGTGCGGCTACGTCCTCCTCAACGGATTCCTGGTCGAGGGCGCAGGCTTCTTCGGCATCACGCTCAACGAGTCCGGGATGGGCGTCGTCCTCACCAACCTGATGGTCACGATCATGGCCGGTGGAGTCGGCGGCCTGATCGCCTGGAAGGCGACCGGGAACGTCTACTTCTTCCTCGTCTCGCCGATTGCCGGCTGGGTGGCCTGCTCCGCGTCGATGGACGTCGTCACCCCCTGGCAGAGCGGACTGATCGCGCTCTTCGCGCCGTTCGTCGTCGTCGGCGGCTACCACTTGATGAAGAAGGCGAACCTGGACGACATCAAGATCGTGCCGATCACCCTCGGTCCCGCGATCTACGGCGCGCTGGTCACCGGCGTCGTGGCCAACGGAGTCAAGCAGGGCGGCTACACCGGCCTCGACGGCAAGTACGCGTTCCAGCACGCCTCCATCGGTCTGGCACAGCAGGCCGTCGGGGTCGTCACCTTCGTCGCCCTCGGTTTGCTCAGTGCCCTGGTCGTCGTGTTCATCGTCGAGAAGGTCCTCGGTCTTCGTGACGAGCGGATCGACGACGGGCTGGACGGACATCTCGACATCAGCGTCGTCGGGTGGCCCTGCTACGCCGACGAGGCCTCGGCCGCGTCCGGACCGGTCCACGGCGGCTGACGGCAGTCCGCCCGCCACTGCTCACCTCATCCAGCGACCCTTACCCACCATCGAAAGGACCCCCAGCCATGGAGTTCGGAATCTTCATCCCGAGTGCCCGCAACGGCTACATCATCTCGGAGACGGCGCCCCAGTACTCGCCGACCTACGACCACATGCGCGAGATCTGCCAGACGGGCGAGGCCAACGGCTTCTCGTTCGCCCTGTCCCTCTCGGCGCTGCGTGGTCATGGCGGCACCACCGGCTTCTGGGACGACGCCCTGGAGTCGATGACCCAGATGGCCGCGTTGGCCCGCGACACCGAGTTCATGAAGCTGATCGGCTCGGTCAACATCCTCGCGATCCACCCCGCGATCGCGGCACGCATGGCGGTGACCATCGACCAGATCAGTGACGGCCGGTTCTCGCTCAACATCGTGCCCGGCGGCTGGCACCCGCGGGAGCTCGAGGTCATGAAGGTGTGGCCCGGCTACGAGTACAACGAGTACCGCTGGAAGTACGCCGGGGAGTACTGCCAGGTCGTGCGCGAGCTCTGGGAGAAGGGCGTCTCGGACTTCCAGGGCGACTACTTCCAGTACGAGGACCTCCGGATGGGACCGCAGCCGGAGCACCACATGAACATCGTGTGTGCCGGTGCCTCCGAGGACGCCATCAAGTTCACGACGCAGTACGCCGACTACTCGTTCCGGCTCGCCTGGGGTGGTCCCGAGGCGTTGCGCGAGGTCGTCGACCGGTTCAACGGCCAGATGGACGAGGCAGGCCGCACCATCCGCCCGTACGTCGCCCTCGGTGTGGTCATGGCCGACACCGACGAGGAGGCGGAGGCCAAGCTGCAGAACTACGTCGACAACCCCGACCTGGGCGTCATGGAGTACATGCTCGGCCAGGCCGCGACCGACAGTGCCGCGGGCGGCACGTCGGAGATCCTCGCCGGCGTCGATGCG
This genomic interval from Nocardioides kongjuensis contains the following:
- a CDS encoding flavin reductase family protein, yielding MTISQAEFKAIMASAAGPATVVTAMTADGGPRGLTMSAVCSVSLDPPLILACVDRGSATLAAIRESRSFTVNYLRCGSETVALEFATKSLDKFVGRDWERSAIGLGGPILADCNAAHAVCVVTDLIDAGDHVIAVGEVREGGVREEHAVLAYARRTFFAASA
- a CDS encoding ammonium transporter encodes the protein MLLAQLASAEGFDETQVSTHAQVATAYYVIGLVAIALAVAGVFVFDAGLSRRGNVLHTLVQKLAAAMVGGLAMAVLGFAIWDIQFTQAFGSASPIKDAIQSWWLFGDNINAFSQQLDHEVVPDAEAFQAFYAIFIIFGAFFAALLAGAVIERVRTGALVAVAAVFTGLVIPVGAYLVYGPVGPLSNAGTHDFGGAFFYILLGTWALVLVWRAKPRPGVLSGDPATAPHNLAFVVLGLMLFVAGLCGYVLLNGFLVEGAGFFGITLNESGMGVVLTNLMVTIMAGGVGGLIAWKATGNVYFFLVSPIAGWVACSASMDVVTPWQSGLIALFAPFVVVGGYHLMKKANLDDIKIVPITLGPAIYGALVTGVVANGVKQGGYTGLDGKYAFQHASIGLAQQAVGVVTFVALGLLSALVVVFIVEKVLGLRDERIDDGLDGHLDISVVGWPCYADEASAASGPVHGG
- a CDS encoding LLM class flavin-dependent oxidoreductase, whose protein sequence is MEFGIFIPSARNGYIISETAPQYSPTYDHMREICQTGEANGFSFALSLSALRGHGGTTGFWDDALESMTQMAALARDTEFMKLIGSVNILAIHPAIAARMAVTIDQISDGRFSLNIVPGGWHPRELEVMKVWPGYEYNEYRWKYAGEYCQVVRELWEKGVSDFQGDYFQYEDLRMGPQPEHHMNIVCAGASEDAIKFTTQYADYSFRLAWGGPEALREVVDRFNGQMDEAGRTIRPYVALGVVMADTDEEAEAKLQNYVDNPDLGVMEYMLGQAATDSAAGGTSEILAGVDAKGFVQFSTDFITGSPASIARQLDEWAEIDVAGYMLVLTDYVEDIKRMGSEVFPLMKNFTPPTVPAKA
- a CDS encoding NAD(P)H-dependent oxidoreductase; this translates as MPTATTVATLIGNPRPASRTAQIAAAVAAAVARGLDDAHVVAPVELGLHGAAVLAPESAEVDRDRDAVAAADVLVVASPTYKATYTGLLKSFLDRYDGRGLAGVTAVPLMVGASAEHALAVELHLRPILVELGAVVAGRGLFVLDSQLDDLDAVVTAWWAANGPAIRAVALSGGAA